Below is a window of Yersinia kristensenii DNA.
ACCAATCCAACAATACTGCCGACTATACTGGCAATAATCGCGACCCAGCCAATAACCGGAGTTTGTGCGTCATCAGGTAATTTCCCTTCCTGCCGGGTCTTATCCAGAATTTTGCGATGGGTGCGCAATATATAATAATCCACCAGCATGATGCCAATAATCGGTGGGAAGACTACGCCGAGCACCGTCAGGAAATCGACAAACCGGTCGAGTATCCCCAGCACTGATAATGTCGTCCCCAGCACACCAATAACCAGTGTGGTGGATATATATTTCAGTTTTTTGCCCGTTAACCCCTCGACCGCATTAACAATACCGAGTGAAGAAGAGTACAAATTAAGGTCATTCACCCTTAAGGTAGAGAACACCACGACCAGCAAACCTGCGCCACCTGCGGCTTGAGACATGATCGTCACGACATCTGCCGTCCCCAAGGTTTTCGCAATCAGGATGGCCAACCCATTAACCACAAACTCGCCCGCAACAATGGTGAAAATCGTTACACCAAGAACATGTTTGCCATTTTTGGAATAACGCGTCAGGTCAGGTGTCATCAGGCTGGCCACAATAGCCCCCCCAACCACGATAGTAATCCCCGCGCTGATAGACAAAGATTCACCCGGCGGGATCAACTGAATGATTTCATTCAAATTATGGCCAGATAATGTGCTAATGGAGATATAAGCTACCAATAAAATAAACATCGGCACGGCAATTCGCGCCGCAATACGCAATGCCTTAAAACCAAAAGCAACCAAGATGGTCAATAAGCTCCCCGATAGCGCAGCCGCTAATCCGAATCCCAGTTTATGACCAAGGGCGAAATCGAGTGATTTGGCAAAAATAGCGTTTTGAATGCCAAACCAACCCAGCAAACTGACCGCCACAACAATCCCAATCAGTACCGATCCCAAGCGACCAAAACCACACCAACGGGCCAGTAAACTGCCGGAAATCCCTTCGCGCATCCCCGCCAGCCCTAAACCATAAGTCACCACACCGAATATAATGCTGCCGATAAGAATGGCGGTAAACGCATCAGTCAGCGTCATAGAATTACCGAGCACAGCGCCGAGCATAAATTGATCTAGCGCGGTCAGCATACCCATATGAACAATAGCGACACTTAGAAATGAAACTCTTTTATCTTGTGGTACCCGGCTTAATGGATAATCTTCAATTTTGATCACGATGAGGTGTGCCTTGTTGTTCAAATAGCTTATTGTTCAGATAAATTGGATTCCTTTTGCCACCAGGCGATCAGGAATATAATTATCCAAATGCGCAAGTTTGCAAAACTCTTCAAACTGTTGCAGCGTGTGGACATCAGCTTTCTGATAAATTGTATATATTCTGTTTTCTATCGTTTTAGTGCTGATGTTATATATCTTTGCAATCTCTTTAACAGAGAATCTTTGCAACATTAAAAATATAACATCAAGCTCAGCTCGAGTGAAAATACTGTTATTAATTTCAGTTGTCAGAATACTGGGTTTTTGTTGATTGATATATTTTAGTGGGGATAAGGTATTAAGTGGCTTAGCATTCCACATCACTCCAATAACTTCTTTTCTATCGTTATAGACAGGAAGTTTCTCGCTGATATACGGAGTCAGAGTATTTTTCCCATACCAATAGTGGGTTTCTATCACTGTCACCCGATCCTGTGATTCCTCTGTCTGTTTATCGTGCTCTATCAGGTCGAGAGAAAATTCAGTCCAATCTCCTGGAAAATCATGGTCCATCTTCCCCTCAACCTCAAAATCCAAGGGTGTATTGGTATAGAGGTAAGCGGCCTTATTCATATAAATATGGCGGGAGTGCAGATCTTTAATGCCCCATGGTTCACTTAAGTGTTCCATCATAGCAATAAGGCCCTTGAAATAAATTTCATTATTTTTATCGGGCAAATCCATGGCAACCTCGCCGATGAAGAATGGGTTAAATTTCTTTTGCCAGATAGTGTCGCGTATGCTTTTTGGCATACCCGCCTAAATTGCCATATGCACGATAGCCTAATTTTTCATAAAATCCTTTGGCCTGAAAATCGAAAGTATCTACATAAGCCATGTGACACTCACGCTTCAAAGCTTCTTCTTCAGCTTTTTCCATTAGCTGACGGCCATAACCGCTTTTACGATATTCGTCACTGACCCAAAGATACTGAATTTCAAGCCCACCCCACCAAGTTCTGGCAACTAATCCCGCCACGATTTTGCCGTCATTATCCGTCACGGTTAAGAACAGCGGGTGAATATCTACCGGCTGTGTTTTATCATTGTGAGCCCAAAGACCATCAATAACGAACTCTTCATCCTGTGGGTTTGGTTTATCGGTAACGTTGATATTCATTTTCGGAACATACCTTCCTATTTCAGTAATTAAAACATTGAGCACAACTGCTTGTAATATCATTTTCCTTAAAGTGTTACAAGAGTGGTTTTCACCCGTTCCCGTCACCA
It encodes the following:
- a CDS encoding helix-turn-helix transcriptional regulator, coding for MDLPDKNNEIYFKGLIAMMEHLSEPWGIKDLHSRHIYMNKAAYLYTNTPLDFEVEGKMDHDFPGDWTEFSLDLIEHDKQTEESQDRVTVIETHYWYGKNTLTPYISEKLPVYNDRKEVIGVMWNAKPLNTLSPLKYINQQKPSILTTEINNSIFTRAELDVIFLMLQRFSVKEIAKIYNISTKTIENRIYTIYQKADVHTLQQFEEFCKLAHLDNYIPDRLVAKGIQFI
- a CDS encoding cytosine permease, whose protein sequence is MIKIEDYPLSRVPQDKRVSFLSVAIVHMGMLTALDQFMLGAVLGNSMTLTDAFTAILIGSIIFGVVTYGLGLAGMREGISGSLLARWCGFGRLGSVLIGIVVAVSLLGWFGIQNAIFAKSLDFALGHKLGFGLAAALSGSLLTILVAFGFKALRIAARIAVPMFILLVAYISISTLSGHNLNEIIQLIPPGESLSISAGITIVVGGAIVASLMTPDLTRYSKNGKHVLGVTIFTIVAGEFVVNGLAILIAKTLGTADVVTIMSQAAGGAGLLVVVFSTLRVNDLNLYSSSLGIVNAVEGLTGKKLKYISTTLVIGVLGTTLSVLGILDRFVDFLTVLGVVFPPIIGIMLVDYYILRTHRKILDKTRQEGKLPDDAQTPVIGWVAIIASIVGSIVGLVTEWGIPTINSLVAASFIYWAFKVAVSRNQKPLESKETV
- a CDS encoding GNAT family N-acetyltransferase; amino-acid sequence: MNINVTDKPNPQDEEFVIDGLWAHNDKTQPVDIHPLFLTVTDNDGKIVAGLVARTWWGGLEIQYLWVSDEYRKSGYGRQLMEKAEEEALKRECHMAYVDTFDFQAKGFYEKLGYRAYGNLGGYAKKHTRHYLAKEI